Sequence from the Gemmatimonadales bacterium genome:
CGACCGGCGCGTCGGGTGAAGTGGACTTCAGCGCGGCGTCCGGACTCGGAAAGGCCCTCTACTGGCTGGTCGGAGTCGTCGGGCTCCTGTTGCTCGGTGGGGCAGGACTCGCCTTCCGCCGGGCACGCCGGACCGGCGACATGACCGCAGCCGCCGCCCCCGTGAACTTCATCGACGAGCTGGCCCGCCTCGACGCGAAGTACGTCGGCAGGCAGGATGAAGTCCCGGCGAAGGAATGGGCGGCGTACGAAGTGGAGCGGGCGCGACTCAAATCAGCCGCCCTTGCCCGGGGCCGCTCCCGACCGTAGGTTTGCGGCAGTCATAACTGATCGACAGCGAACGCAGATTTTCGGAAGCCGGTGCAATTCCGGCGCGGCCCCGCCACTGTAACGGGCAACATTCTCCGCTCACGACGCCACTGGGAAACCGGGAAGGCGAGCGGAGGCCCGAAGCCAGGAGACCTCTCCGTTCGCGCCACCGCAAGTTCCCTCGGGGGAGGGACTGGTGGCGTGCCCCGGTGTCATTCTGCCGAGTCCCGCCCATCTCCGCCCTCCCGGAAGTGGGCGATTTTCTTTGAGACAGAGCCGTCGCTCCAGCTGGTTGTTCGTCGCGCTCCTGCTCGGCATGGCGGCGTGCAGCGAGGGACGGGCACCCGCGTCCGCGCCGCTCACGGCGGTGGACGATCTAGGCGACACGGTGCGCCTCGCCGCGCCGGCCACCCGAATCGTGTCGCTCATCCCGGCCACAACCGAGCTGCTCTTTGCCCTCGGGCTTGGGGATCGCGTTGTGGGGCGCACCACCTGGTGCGACTATCCCGCCGCCGCGAGCCAGGTGCCCAGCCTCGGCGATGGTCTCCAACCCAACCTCGAAGCGATCGTCGCTGCGCGACCGGACCTGGTCGTCCTGTACAACTCCACCCAAAATGTCACGGCGGCCGAGCGGCTCCGCGCCCAGCAGATTCCGACGCTGCTCGTCAACACCGATCACCTCTCGGATGTGCCACGCCTCGCCCGCCTGCTCGCGCCGCTCGCCGGCAATGCCGCCGCGGGCGACAGCCTCGCCCGCCGTTTCGAGGCCGAGCTGGACAGCGCCACCGTTCGGGCTCCCGCAGTGGAGAAGCGCATCCTGATCCTGGCTTGGGATCAGCCGCCGATCGCCATCGGGGCGGGGAGCTTTCTCAGCGAGCTGGTCGCGCGGGCCGGTGCACGAAATGTTTTCGACGACCTCGCGGCACCCTCTGCACCCGTGAGCCTGGAGGCGATCGCCAGTCGCAACGTCGATGCCGTGCTCGTGCTGGGGGACACGCTGCCGGCATGGGCCGGCCGACCCGAGTGGCAGGCGGTCAGCGCGGTGCGTGCGCATCGGTTTGTCTATGTGCCGGCAGACCTCTTCAGCCGCCCGAGTCCGCGAAGTCCTGCGGCGCTGCGGGCGCTGATTGCCGCCCTGCAGACGGGAACCGCCTCGTGACCCGGGGCCGGTGGACCGTCCTGCTCGGTGCCGCCGCGCTGGCCCTGCTCGCCGGGCTCGTGGCAGGTGCGGT
This genomic interval carries:
- a CDS encoding helical backbone metal receptor, producing MRQSRRSSWLFVALLLGMAACSEGRAPASAPLTAVDDLGDTVRLAAPATRIVSLIPATTELLFALGLGDRVVGRTTWCDYPAAASQVPSLGDGLQPNLEAIVAARPDLVVLYNSTQNVTAAERLRAQQIPTLLVNTDHLSDVPRLARLLAPLAGNAAAGDSLARRFEAELDSATVRAPAVEKRILILAWDQPPIAIGAGSFLSELVARAGARNVFDDLAAPSAPVSLEAIASRNVDAVLVLGDTLPAWAGRPEWQAVSAVRAHRFVYVPADLFSRPSPRSPAALRALIAALQTGTAS